CTCGACGATCTCGCGTTGCCCGGGGCGAAAGCCGTCAAAGCCCCAGACCTGGCGCAGCAGGTCCGTGGGCATCACATGCCGTAAAAGAAGCCGGCGTTATTGGCCAGGGCACGCTGAAGAACAATGATGATGATGAAGACCACCAGGGGCGCCAGATCCAGCCCGCCGGTATTGGGCAGCAGGTTGCGGATCGGCGTATAGATTGGCTCCAGCAGCCGCGACAGACCATCCCAGATCTGTGCCACCAGCGGCTGGCGCAGGTTCAGGACCTGAAAATTGATCAGCCATGACATGATGATGTGGGCGATCATGATAAACCACACCACTTGCAGGATCAGTTGCAAGGCCTCGTAGAGCGTTCCCATAATACCCTCATTTTATGATCCGACCCTGTATGGCCGCGAGGGCGCGCGGGCGCAAGCATGTTGCCGCAGCGTCGAGGTTGACCTTTTCGAGAGGGCAGAGCAGGGCTGACCCGTTCGAACATGAGGCCGCCGATGTATCCGCTGATCCGTTTTGTCAAGGAAATGATCAAGTTCCGCAATGCGCCGCCGCTGAGCCCCATCGAGGCGCATGTTTCGACCCATATCTGCTGGCCCTGGGATCTGGACCCCTGGATCGAACTGAACAACGGCCGCACGCTGACCCTATATGACCTGGGCCGCATTCCGATGGCGCAGCGGACCGGCCTGATATCGGTCATGCGGAAAAAGCGCTGGGGCATTACGGTCGCAG
This is a stretch of genomic DNA from Paracoccus seriniphilus. It encodes these proteins:
- a CDS encoding YggT family protein, which gives rise to MGTLYEALQLILQVVWFIMIAHIIMSWLINFQVLNLRQPLVAQIWDGLSRLLEPIYTPIRNLLPNTGGLDLAPLVVFIIIIVLQRALANNAGFFYGM